AGCCGAGCCCTTGCGTCGTCTCCCAGATCTGCATCCACAGGTTGTTGGCGGGTCCGCGTTGTTCTGGTTGGAACCAGGCGATTCGCGGATCCATCAAACGAGAGTAGGCAAGaatacccccacccccacccctccctccctccccaccCGCCCGTGAACAGCTAGCGTTAGCTCGCCTcgctttgccccccccccagtacTTCTTCCAATTTTGTCCCTCGGAGGCTGCGTCGACACACGGCGGTAGAGCACAGAAAGGCGACGAGAAAAACCGCAGACTGTTACCGGTGCCTGCTACGGTTGCTAACCTTTTTTATAACCCCATGGGGGACCGCGAGACCGTGCTGTACCGATGGAGcgtctctctcactctctctgaCCCTTTCCTCAGAATCGTAACTCCCTCAATGGCGGAGCTTAGCCGAGCTGCTGCACAGTGCGCATGCGCGAGTAAAAGGTGGGCGGGGATAATGTGTCACGTAATAGCGTAATGCCTTTTTTTACGTGCTCGTTACGTAACGATATCGGATTGATGTGAACCCTCCAGATGTGTTGGAACTAGAAGCgatattatctatctatctatctatctatctatctatctatctatctatctatctatctatctatctatctatctatctatctatctatctatctatctatctatctcatCTGACTACAATtgtacaatattatatatattgcaaTGAACAGTTTAAACACTGGTTTACAGTATTATCATTCATTATTGTGTATGGAGAGGTGACAATAATTAACGAGATAAGGAGACAAAGTTATGTCCTCTTTTACTCTCCAGAATGACAGTTTTCACATATCAGTCAGCCACTCCCGTTCATGTCTGTCAACACTTCCCCAAAACACAATATTACTCTGACAGACTAAATTCATTATTGACATGTAACATCTTATGTTCCGTTTCCTTGCTTAGATTACTTTTAATTCTACCACAGTACTGatctttgtatgtttttactttGCCAATCTTGGTTGATTTACTATTTACtgtatcaaaaataaaacattaagatCATTATACCATAAAAATATTAATGCACAAAATAAGGGGCGCAACACTGACCCCTGTAGGACTCCACAGTAAATGTCTAGACATGATAATATATTACCCATACTGTATTTATGAACTGCTATTTGCAttatcattttttaatcagctcAATGTTACAACTCTCTTTGCATATCTTTCCATTTTATACAGTAATATGTTAATGTAAACggtatcaaaatgtttttttcaaatctatAAATACTCCTACTTTGTATTCCTTGTCAATAGTTATTTCTTCCATCAACTCTATTACTAATATAGTTGGTGTATTTGTTGTAAATCCATATAATTGGCAACCCTAACAAAGTAAAAGCAAGCCATTTTGAGGTTGTGTTTCTGAAACCCTGCTCCACGGTCAACCTGACAAGAGCCAGATTGATCATGTGAATCACTCGGGAGTTCTCAACAATATTGTTCTCAggggtttgtgaactcacaaatagcGTGAAAATTCAGCTTGCAGGCGTatcaattggggggggggggggggttaataccACAGTTCTAGTCTTTAAATGCTAACTGTAGTTTCTTTCTTCTCATCTAAGAAaccttaaataaaaaataggagtTTGCATTTCAATTAGTAAAAACATTGCacatgtgatttaaaaatactGTTGCAATCCAACTATTGTCTGACATCAAACAGGGTCACCTATTGGCATTTTGTCCGTATTATGTAGTGTATATTAGCATTTGCTTAACAAAATTGCCATTTCTGGTTGTGTGTTCAACTAACCACATGCCTGGTGTATTACTTGTGTCCCTTTGCTTTTTTCAATATACATGTGAAcatttttccaaatattttatttaaaaaggcaGTCACAAGACATAAACAATTACAGGATACCTGGTGGCAGACATTGCAATTGTCCTCCATTATGCAATGTCATTACTATTATCCCAAATGGGAAGTTGCTGTATACTAAATGTCCATtatatttgcacacaaaaagcagattcaaacatttaaaactgCTGTTTTAGCAGAAAATACACAGCCATGAGACAAAAATGTATCTGTTATTTTACTTCGACAAATGTCATTCTACAAAGTTGTCCACCCCTTTTTTCCTTATGGCAACACATTTGCTTAACAAAACAATTCATCTCCCAAAACCACACAATCTTTTTCTTAAAAGTAGAGGGTGtggcatgcaaaaaaaaaaaaaaaaagagaagtcaaTTTTGAATAGCTGTGCCTTCAAAATTTAGTTTAATTATAGTAAAATTGTGCCAGGGATACAGAAACCTGCAAAGCCAGGTttgttattataaataaaaaaaatactgtataatagaGAAAGTGGCTCAATCAGAACATAACGTAGTGGGACTTAATTTTGACCAGTGGGTAAAGATAAAGCTTTGCCTGTAAACAAAATGTTATGAAACAGCGGAGATAACTTACTGCCCGGCAAGTGTAATTCAGCGGCttagtgatgaagtgctgcctccatgaaagaaaatgcaatatttttttctttttctttttacttagGACTACGCTAAACATAAAGACACTCCTATCCATCATGGCAACATGGGATTAGTTCCTGTAAGGGGTCCCTGATCCGAAAAGGACGACAACTGCTGCTGTAAGGCACTTGTAATTGTCCAAGTCTACTTTACAGTCTATGACGCTGTATCACATTCTGACAATCAGCAATCCTtcaatagtaataaaaaaaaaaaaaaattgtgtcctGCACTCTCAGTTTTGGTAACGCTGCTCTATAATATCAATCGAAAATGATACATTAGAGTTATGTCTAGTCTGTTTAACCTGCAGTCACTTTTTTCacagcaaagaaaccccaaataaaaaaaatagggagtCAGAGcaaaccaaaataaacaacataataaaaataataaatacggCATGGTTTTCACAACCATATTCCGGTCACTTTTTAGCCAGAGTCTCGAGGTAGCCGACGAATCTCCTCAGGTTGACTCTGACGTTGTCAAGCACGCAGAGTTGCTGCGGGCTGTACTTGTCTCTTCCTGCCTTACGGATCTGATGACAAAAAGAAAGCGACAAAATGTAGCAACCACCACATCTAATCCCCAGGGTGTCCTCAAATCTGATATATGATGTTCGTATATTATAACGTGTCCAAAATACAGTCGAACACTGCACGCGCACGGGTCGCTGACGTCACACGTAACAAGGTACCTTGGCCTTAAAGACAGGCTGAAGCGTCTTCAAAGCAGGAAGTAACTGGATGCCCCTGGCTGCTGCCTCCGCCTCCTTGCCATCTGCAAACACGTCGAAAAGGGCGTCTAGGGCCTCGCCATTAACCACCAGGTCGGCATCATTGGTTGCTACTTGTAGCAAGCCGCTCCCGATCATCTGTGGAGgaaattatttctttaaaattgagGCAAGGGCAAAAATACACACCTTCATTTTCCACACAGAAATCCAAAAACAGGCGTAACATGGGATTTATCCATTTAtataaaagttgaaaattgCATCGTCCCACCCATTCGGTGTAGTTTCCACAGAATAGCGACAAGCAAAAAGAGTTACAAAATGTCAGCTATCTCAGGCAGCGTGAAAGGAGCTTCTGATACTAACCCAATAGAGGGAAAATTGCAGGGTCTACTTCATATCGCTATTTTATGTTGGTGccatttgtacaaaacaaccacttgttatttttttttttaaaaaaggcaggaaaaggTCCAACTTTTACAGGAAGTGTAAAAGAGTTACCTGAAGCGTTTGAGCTGAATCCTTCTCTTTGGCAAGGCTGCTGCCGGTGATGCCCAGGATGGCGACAGCATTGACCCTCacactgatgacatcacagcgcgCAGCGGCTTCGCTGAGGCTCATTAGCTGCTGTAGACTTATGGACTAACAGACAACAAACAAATACTTGCTAATAACACTGAAGGCGATATGGTAATACACTTTAGGCCCCCACTCcaacataacttttttttttttttaccagaggGATGTTTTTTGAAGAGGTCATCTGCAAAAGAGACCGCATCGCACTGGTAACTGCCTCCAGGAACTCCTCATCTTTGGGGATCTCTGCGAGAGCggtaaaaagacaaaacattagGGAAGCAATGTCCTTTTACTTCTCTACTTTTAATTGTCACTGAGATGAATGTAACCTTGCCATATTTGGTAACCGGATTTAAGTGGtcatacagggatgtgatttgaccaaagtgaaattatctgaaaatttagccggtggtctgggggccgctggcacccagctaggtccagggcagtgccctggtggagggacaaggggggcggagccccccggagctcatgggttttccgtgtttttaagtactttcaatgcactcacatgacaaagaaatagacaaaacaacagcataaattttcaatgtatattgaactatcccatataaaatggcagttttagtcaactcaaaatcagtcacattcaaaaacattggactgcctttgcttttaaaaactatcactgagaatatcatcatatctaactaatgtgattactaagttaacacataaataatgttgaagagttcaaatttcatgaacaaataattgtatcatgaccaaatgaaaagtaactcatattagagcataccacaaatgtctgttatagcagaagatgttatctgtcggagtcatgtgcatacacaatgaactacttaaaaaaaaaataaataaataaaaatcggaatttttttttttgtggggagataaaaaaaaagcggaattccgcgaattagcggaaaaatcacatccctggtcaTAATATCAGCATGTATCTATTATTTCCAATATATCTGCTGTATTAATCCATCTACTGCATTTAGCTACCTGTACTGTGTCATTCTATctctccatctatctatctatgatcCAGCTTAAGAGAGGTAACAGCGGTACCTGGCGGTCCAAAAACCAGTGAAGACAAGAGCTGCGCCGCCTGCTGCAGGGCCTCTGGCCCGCCCAGAGACTCGGAGTCCATGCCGGAAAGGATGCTGTGAAGGCACGTCAGGGCGCGAGACTGGACACGCTGCATCCTGCCAAGGGAAAAGACCGGcatcagtaaaacagaaacgCTTGCTTTGAAAACCTTCCGCGAGCAGTTGACATTACTTCTTTACGAGGGTTCTCCAGTAGGGAGTCTGGTGACACACGTCCATAGCTTCCTGCTTGGGAAACTGCGTCTTTTTGAGCACCTTCAATCAAAGCAACAATTTGTTGTAGTACATGTAGAACACATACATGAATACATCTGCACATTATGAATGTATAAGCACGCACATGCTTGAACATTAAAGTTTGCATTTATGACCCTATTGACCTCCTCCAATTACGCTatgttgtattctttttttggtttgcttatttaaattgttaaagAGTAAACCAAACGAGACATAATATTcagattttaaatatattttaaacatatttatacaaatatatttattgaattattCTCTAAACTAGGTGAACAGGCACTCAGTAATTTTCCAATTAAGTCTTGGACTTCTCCCTTATATCTTGTTTACATTAATACAACCACCTCCTATAGGCCTACAGCTTTTCCTCATCAGGGCTGCAGGTGAGCCGGAGCCTATCCTAGCTAACTTTGAACAAGTGGGCTACATTAATAAGGACCTTTTTATCATTGCTTATATTTAAATCATAAATACACCAtaaactatgatcccaaaacactCGAATATCATTTTGAATCAGAACGAATCAGACAACATtactcttaaaaataaatagcatacAGAGGAAATTTGACTTTTGAGTTCAGCAGAGGAAAAACATAGATGGTGAAGACTACAGGGAACTACTGCTAAAAAACAGGGATAAGCTTTGCTCCCCTCGAGACATACAGcgatgcaatttttttcaagaCTTTCAATTACTATTTCTTACTATTGagtgctttggcaccatcttgtggcaatgTAGTATATTACACAAAGAGTACAAAAATGCACCCAAAAagttgcaaatatgttttttttttttttaaataaactgaagaaaagctttaaaaaaaacaaaaacaaataggtGAATTCGTAAACAGCGCATCACAAATACTGCATGCGTGTAACTGCTCAACACTCTGGACAGGTCATCACCCAATTGTAGGCACCGGATAATTTAAGTAAATGACCCCAACATTTTggtttatggaatatgaatatCCACACAAGCACATGGCAAATAAAGAGTTTTCACTGCATATTTCTAAAATTTGCCTTTTCTGGGATGTTGTGGTTGATGAGGGCGCCGTGCACCTCCGCCGACAAACACAGAGGCGACATGAGGCTAGACAATCCGTCGGCCGCCGCTTCACTTTCGTCGCTGCTCGACGACTCCTCCCACTCGTCGTCGGAGGGATCTGAATAGACGCACATCACAAGTCTCTTCAAGAATGTGTCGTTATTGCATCTTAcgccaaatatatatataaaaaaaaaaggcggtcaTGTCAGAGGAAATCATGTCACTGTAAGCCCCACCGTCGGAGCAGCACATGTTGACGAGGATCTCCAGGGACGTCTGCTGGGCCGTCAGCAAGGCCGCCGCCTCCCTCAGCTCCTCCATCTCCCTCTGGACGCAAACAAACCGCCTTGTGAGTCAACACACTGGCCAAGATTGTTCAGTAAATCACAacatccgtgtgtgtgtgttggaacaCACAAAGCCTGAATGGAGGGTTGCAGATGGATGTTTTGTGTGGCTGCAAACATCCACTTCAATGTCATTAATTTGGAGGTGGCTGAGGGGGACACTTCTGTCTAGCCAAGGTCGTGATACGTGCCTACTGGGCACCCCAGACAGTGTGTACCCGCCTGAAAATGACAGTCTAGTCTGTCAGTCTCGTACCAATGTCTAACGAGCATATCATAGAATAAAATGCTTATCAAAACCAGATCATCAACTTACAGGCAAGAGATCAGAAAAGTCGTCTCCGGAATCGCCATTTTTCACACACTGCGCTGCTCCCTCCTCTTCAATCTCCACCATAGCGGGTTCCCTAGTAGCGTGCGCCTCCATAGCCGACGCCGCAGGAGCATCCTGGAAGCGCGCCTCCTCCGCCTTGTGAAGCTGAGGGATGAGTTCGCCCGCATCCAAATCCAAACACTGGGACAAGGTGGCCAGCACAGCTGTGAGGGTCTGAGCCTGGCGGGCAGCGGGAAGACTTCCCTTCATGTTCCACAGAGTTCCTGTGTCAAAATACCACATTAAAGATTCTGCAAAATGCCAAAAGAGAgacattttctgcctttttttggtGACAATGCTGTGTGTAAATGGTACAAAcagatatgttttttattttttacatgtattgAGAGATTAGCTTGTGTACTTGCAAAAAACCTTGAACTTTAGACCCCCATTCTGTGTTAGTGCTGCTTATACAGATATCAACCCATAGAGTGGGGAAATAATGGCTTGTAAGGGGCTTCTGTTCTTCCAAAGCCAGAAAATGATCGGGTCAACTTTGTACACCCAATCCACATCATTGTCACCTTCACGTTCACATTGCATTGACTACTAGCGACCATAACATTAGATTCCTCATATATCACATCATCTGCACACATTTTACAACAGTGATCAATACAAAATTCATCAAAcccattaaaacattttggacattgttagggctgggttaaaaaaataaaattaaaaaatcccccccaaaaatcaataTATCGATATTGTTACATAAAACCAGGAATCGATACTTTTAATATGCCCCTATACATAAATTAATGTGCCTTCTCGCGTCATGGGtaaatttattttccaaaaaatGAAACCACGGAAATATGCCCGAGGCAGCACATATTGTGTTCAAAAAACTTGTTTATTCAAATGTGCCCTTCTGTTATTCAGAGTACCCCAAAAAGAGCccagtgtttttgccactttatttacacagtgctgtggttgtaatttaaattattatttattgctttgatcatgtcatgttcaataaaacatacatgattaaTAGTACTGCATTGGaacaaattttaaatgtaaatattcatatatttttttcatactaatGCACCAAGTAAGAGCAAGAGGTTTCTACTATTTGCAACACTGgtacttctgagaatgtctttcaaataaaattaaaattggtactgcatgaaatcctgaactgaatcgaaaatcaatgtgaatgggcccttctgaatcaaatcgattttggaaatctAAATCGATACCCGGTCCTaaacattgttatttttaagtACCAACTTGGGGCATAAAGAAGTGATTAAAAGCACCTGCAGCCAATGTCCTGAGGAGAGTATGCCCCATGCCAGGCTGGTTTGACAGCAGTAGCCCCTCTAAGGCGCCATGCACGTCGCCATTGATGCTACACAGCAGCTCGGGGTTGTCCTCCGACACCGTGTGCAAACAGTGCGCTGTTAAACGGCAAAATAGAACGTTAGCTGAAGCCTGAAGATTTGGGGTATCCAACGAAGACTGTGAATTTTAAAGTCAACATCAAGGATGATTCACCAGCGGAAGTGGCCAGCTCCACGTTGTGGGGGTGTCTCTCCAGACACTGGACCACCACATCCAGAAGACCTGATTTGTTGAACAGAGACAGTGCCTGGTTGCTGCTCTCGCTAGGAAGGAAACACAAAAGAATCTTTAAATATGTCACATTATGACTgataataaacaaatgaaaggaCAAAGAAATGGATACGGTTAggcatattttattattaggcTCAAgcgccccctgcgacccttgtgaggactaagcggttaagaaaatggatggatagatggatatattttttagttaagCAAAAACCCTTttaaagaaaagcagaaaaggcacaataacaaaaatataaagagGGCGTCCCACAGCCCAGTTAGATTTAAACACAAGTAAAGCAAACAAGGAATACAAATAGAAGCTGAATAAATTTAAATGACGGTGGCTGATTGTATCTGGCACACCATTTTAGCTTTGAGAACATCTGACGGCTTCCAAATGGTGTTAAAATAATCCCCTGGATGACCACCGCAGCAGAATAACAACCATTTGTGGCGCTGTCCAAATATTTACGGTCCCTTGCCGTGCACTGCTGCATCGTCGCCTCCCGAAACACAAACCGCTGACCGATATAGCGGCGCTTACCAGAGATTCCACAGTAGGTTCACGGCCTCGTTGGCGACGTTCTCGGCGTGGTTCTTTGGCTCTTTGGTCGGCACGGTGGCACCGTCGAAACCCACACAGCACTGCGAAGGAAAAAACGCCGCAGTAttgagaatatatatatattttttaaaaaaaggcagactTCATGTGTCTTTATAGACATGGGCTCTTATTTGTTTATCTACTCATATAAGACTGTTAGAAATGCTAGAAAGATTTCATCTTgccaagtgaaactggcttctgaaatttcttaaaaagaaaaaaaatggctccaaatttGGGTGGttgacattttaaaagcaaCGTGAACAATAACTCAAACATTACATTGGAGCAATCAAGTTGACGCTCAAAGCCCAGCAAACAAAGTTGATGACACCATTGGCTGCTGTCAGCCCCGACGCTTAAGACAGCTGCTGAGCGGGAAGAAAAAGAAGCGATGCGGCCAGCGGCGAAAAGCGCTCACCTCTCTGAGCAGTGCTGTCAGAGGAGTCATGACGTCGCGCTTCACCATGTCCTCGCACACCTCCTGGCCGCCGCACGCACTCAGATTCCTGTCAGCggatgcacaaacacacacattttcaccataGGAATTGATGGAAACAAACAGATGATCCATTCCAGAATCATACTGTGGCAAACATAAAATATGTATCAACACTGCTTACACTGTCAGTGTCataaaaagccaaataaaaaggaaactGCGCTCGCTGAACTGAAATGCGGGTCAAGTCATATTTGATGGTGATCTGATTTTTCCGGAGAGCACATAGTTGGCAGGATGTGATTTAAAGGCCACATTAATGTACTTTGTAACAGACCTCTATAGTTCCAGAAACATCACTGGAAGGTGAAAGCTGCTTTTGTTGTTACACGGTGCCCTCTGTTGGTTTAACCAGAGAAATACAAACACAGGACAATGGAATCTGTCAAGCTTCAAGGATTCCAAGATTTGTTTCGAAATGCATCACGCATGTTGAAGATAATTGCTTTAAATTGGAAGTCCAGTCAAAAAATTACTTACAGTAATCTAGTTAATATTGAATATGTGAACATTGAATTATGAAGCAGCAGAATCCACctgttttatccatccatctccgGTGGCTgccgttttgccacttgctgtcgactgaaaatgacatcacagtgacaCCACAGGGCTCAggttgtgaacgtcacatgtttaaacccagaaaacaagtgagccgtgattggttgataCCTGAGCATGGAAAAGCCCTACCAGTTACATTTTTGTGGCTCAAACATGCAGTTATGTGTAACTATAATCTAATGAAGGATGCTAAACAAAGTAGCATTCATTTTTCCAGGTCATACAAGTTGGATTTGCGATTGACAATCGAGCAAGGCATGTTTCAGGACATCCATTGGGCACGACTGCAGCGCATGAGTGCGAAGAAAAAGATcttgatttttcatgattttgaaaCTTCagttttaatcatttaaatttaaTGTTAGTAACACCACTTACACCTGCGGTGGATCAAATTTAAAGGATATGTTTTCACTTAATGCCCCAATGCCGTCTCCACAAGGAGCATTTTATCCTTACCTGAGGGCTCCGGCCGCGGTCTCCCTGACGGCTAGGCTTCCATCCAGCAACATGGGGCCCAGCCGCCTCACTGCGTCCCTCTGCAGAAAGCCTGGGATGCTCTGACTCTGCTGGACTACCCGAGAGATGCCGGCGCACGCACACTCTCTTACGTCCGCGCTGGGACTCTCCAACTAGGGATGGAGACAATCATTGTCCTAACAGGGTTTTGCCAGGTATGTAAATTTTGAAAGCGGCAACCTGCAGTTCTAAATCCTCAGATATCATAAGAAACTTCAACTGCACTATAGAGTAATTTCCCTCTATATCACGGTCGCACCCCGGCTAAATCgtggcatttgaaaaaaatgtttttctacacTACATAGGCAAGCACAAATTGAGAGTTGCGCATCTTTAGCATAGTACCAGGTGGTACTGCAACATGCCGGTCAGCATTGAGGTCTACTAGAAGACATGCAGTATTGAGGACCAGCAGAAAGAAGACGAGGCCCCAACTAAACCCCGGTAATAGTTGTTCTCACAGAGAAGAGAGTAATATTGGATgctatgtttgtatgtgttgctgctccatgTGTGTTAAGAAGCAGTTGTTTGAAAGTTTATATTACTGCAACAGACGCTAATTTTGGTTAGCCTGTCTATGTCTATGGCGTTTTACATCAGATATTACGCTAGCAGATGTTTGccaccacctctgcctcattttgagccaggaaaaaaacaagtggctattttgccgtgaccagCAACTCACCACAATTTTGCAGTGAAGAACTACAAGAACAAATTCTGCGCCAGTAAACACTTCATGGCTCCCTAAAGGGCtggggggttcgaatcccacaatgtgctttttttttactacaatttcTTGTCGCAGTGTGTGTTCTACTGCCTCATAACCCCGATCTGAGGGTTATGTTTAGGCTGGTAATGTCAATAATAGTCTATCTtcggtggcaaaacaaaaatgaaaagacaCAGAATGATGTGAAGCGAGGCAGGAGGCAGTAACCACGCCCAATCCATGACACTGTccggcgattgaccaatcagagccgttcacggcaaaaaaaTGCTAGCAGGAAAGTTGACGGTCccggcaaaatatccacttccCGAGGGGGCTGCAAGATTGGATTTTGTCCTAACTGGACAAACGTAAACAGGATGCAAGGTCATAATTACAGATGAGAATGAGTTTGTTGTGTTGTCCATTTATAGAGAACAACATCGGTGAGGTCACAGCTGAGCTTACAACTATTGGACTTCAGTCACACTGCGCTTATGTACACTGACAGCTGCAAATCATGTTTAACAAGACGAGTCTGACTAGAGTGAATTTCTCCACATTTGCTTCTAATAGCCTACACCATAATTATTCGTCTGATATTATAAAGGAGTCTTGTCATTAAATCGTTTACGTGTAAAAACGTTTTAGATATGAAAATACGTTCCCCT
This portion of the Vanacampus margaritifer isolate UIUO_Vmar chromosome 4, RoL_Vmar_1.0, whole genome shotgun sequence genome encodes:
- the heatr3 gene encoding HEAT repeat-containing protein 3: MGKSKTTKFKRPQFNAVGLPVNAVKEAAAEDQELGDDDDYCPAAELLEKLESPSADVRECACAGISRVVQQSQSIPGFLQRDAVRRLGPMLLDGSLAVRETAAGALRNLSACGGQEVCEDMVKRDVMTPLTALLRECCVGFDGATVPTKEPKNHAENVANEAVNLLWNLCESSNQALSLFNKSGLLDVVVQCLERHPHNVELATSAAHCLHTVSEDNPELLCSINGDVHGALEGLLLSNQPGMGHTLLRTLAAGTLWNMKGSLPAARQAQTLTAVLATLSQCLDLDAGELIPQLHKAEEARFQDAPAASAMEAHATREPAMVEIEEEGAAQCVKNGDSGDDFSDLLPREMEELREAAALLTAQQTSLEILVNMCCSDDPSDDEWEESSSSDESEAAADGLSSLMSPLCLSAEVHGALINHNIPEKVLKKTQFPKQEAMDVCHQTPYWRTLVKKMQRVQSRALTCLHSILSGMDSESLGGPEALQQAAQLLSSLVFGPPEIPKDEEFLEAVTSAMRSLLQMTSSKNIPLSISLQQLMSLSEAAARCDVISVRVNAVAILGITGSSLAKEKDSAQTLQMIGSGLLQVATNDADLVVNGEALDALFDVFADGKEAEAAARGIQLLPALKTLQPVFKAKIRKAGRDKYSPQQLCVLDNVRVNLRRFVGYLETLAKK